Proteins from one Planctomyces sp. SH-PL62 genomic window:
- a CDS encoding DHH family phosphoesterase: MTGDNDERDPVSEFDSKRRVRSDRLLSVLEPYGRVVAVSHVNPDPDSLASMLGIRELIQKCQPGKPVIMTVDGIIARAENRAMVDLIPIPLVPVKSVAIDRETAVVMVDTQPHTGRRSSESATPHAVIDHHETGGDLGGVLYHDIRTHMGASSTIVTGYLLEQKVVISPQLATALLYGIESETTGYPREACSLDDGALVWLFPRADKELLARIRNPKLPQSHFATFQRALANAFLYRDLIFTWCGEVSQPDIVAEIADFFSRFDQVNWVLSVGLYEGGLKISLRANELGRQAGEILRDVVDGLGNAGGHDKRAGGLVALADASPQTVDQTLTELRRRLLAELEVDEHQGRRLLNDFSRIPAP, from the coding sequence ATGACCGGCGACAATGACGAACGAGATCCCGTCAGCGAATTCGACTCCAAGCGCCGCGTGCGGTCGGACAGGCTGCTGTCGGTCCTGGAGCCGTACGGGCGAGTGGTCGCCGTGTCGCACGTGAATCCGGATCCGGACTCGCTGGCGAGCATGCTGGGGATCCGCGAGTTGATCCAGAAGTGCCAGCCCGGCAAGCCGGTGATCATGACGGTCGACGGGATCATCGCCAGGGCCGAGAACCGGGCGATGGTCGACCTGATCCCGATCCCGCTGGTCCCCGTCAAGTCGGTGGCCATCGACCGCGAGACGGCCGTGGTCATGGTCGACACCCAGCCGCACACCGGACGCCGGAGCAGCGAGAGCGCCACACCGCACGCGGTGATCGACCATCACGAGACCGGCGGCGATCTCGGCGGCGTCCTCTATCACGACATTCGCACCCATATGGGGGCGTCCAGCACGATCGTCACCGGCTACCTGCTGGAGCAAAAGGTCGTCATCTCGCCCCAACTCGCCACGGCGCTCCTCTACGGCATCGAGTCGGAGACCACCGGATACCCGCGCGAGGCCTGCTCGCTCGACGACGGCGCGCTGGTTTGGCTGTTCCCGAGAGCCGACAAGGAATTACTGGCGCGAATCCGCAATCCCAAGCTTCCGCAGAGCCATTTCGCGACCTTCCAGCGAGCCCTCGCGAATGCGTTCCTCTACCGCGACCTGATTTTCACCTGGTGCGGCGAAGTCTCCCAGCCGGATATCGTCGCCGAGATCGCCGACTTCTTCAGCCGCTTCGATCAGGTGAACTGGGTCCTTTCCGTGGGGCTCTATGAAGGGGGACTGAAGATCTCCCTCCGGGCCAACGAGTTGGGGCGGCAGGCCGGCGAAATCCTTCGCGACGTGGTCGACGGCCTGGGCAACGCCGGCGGTCATGACAAACGGGCCGGCGGCCTCGTCGCCCTCGCCGACGCCAGCCCCCAGACGGTCGACCAGACCCTCACCGAACTGCGCCGCCGCCTCCTCGCCGAACTCGAGGTCGACGAACACCAAGGGCGTCGGCTCCTGAACGATTTCTCCAGAATCCCCGCCCCCTGA
- a CDS encoding DUF1559 domain-containing protein, whose product MKSRRAAFTLIEMLVVIVVIAILLGLLLPAVQSARESARRIHCTSNFKQLGVAMHNYESAWGALPPPVLLGVRPGNVTASKGWSAQTRLLPFLELSSLFDAVNFSFSFEDSSNLTVSGTGVSVFACPSEVNRQVQYGPSAYTSLPTAAATNYAVASGDWYVWGGFGLSPSRSAFSPNLSRRASEFGDGLGGTILMSEVMSRQNQVTECGGQLVKLSPADVPGTDVPIDKRLIVRDESACSSWQSGHTLWAAGGVDQTGFTTSLPPNFALVSTFSRGLETDIIGYREWLGGPTYAAVLARSQHPGGVNALMGDGSARFVTSTIAPTVWRALGTVNGGEVVDSSSY is encoded by the coding sequence ATGAAATCGAGACGAGCCGCTTTCACCCTGATCGAGATGCTCGTCGTCATCGTGGTGATCGCGATTTTGCTTGGGCTGCTACTGCCGGCCGTCCAGTCGGCCCGCGAGTCCGCTCGGCGGATTCATTGCACGTCTAATTTCAAGCAATTAGGCGTGGCGATGCACAACTACGAATCGGCCTGGGGGGCTCTCCCGCCCCCCGTACTGCTGGGCGTCAGGCCGGGGAACGTCACGGCCTCCAAGGGGTGGAGCGCCCAGACGCGGTTGCTGCCGTTCCTGGAGCTGAGCAGTCTCTTCGACGCCGTCAACTTCTCGTTCAGCTTTGAAGATTCGAGCAACCTGACCGTGTCGGGGACCGGCGTGAGCGTCTTCGCATGCCCGAGCGAGGTGAACCGGCAGGTCCAGTATGGGCCGTCCGCCTATACCTCGTTGCCGACGGCCGCGGCGACCAATTACGCCGTCGCCTCGGGCGATTGGTACGTCTGGGGCGGATTCGGCCTGAGCCCGAGCCGATCGGCGTTCTCGCCGAACCTGAGCCGTCGGGCCTCGGAATTCGGCGACGGCCTTGGCGGGACGATCCTCATGAGCGAGGTGATGTCGCGCCAGAATCAGGTCACGGAATGCGGGGGCCAACTGGTGAAACTGAGCCCGGCCGACGTTCCAGGGACGGACGTCCCGATCGACAAGCGGCTGATCGTCAGGGATGAGAGCGCCTGCTCCTCCTGGCAGTCGGGCCATACCCTGTGGGCGGCCGGCGGCGTGGACCAGACCGGATTCACGACGTCGCTGCCCCCGAATTTCGCGCTGGTGTCCACCTTCTCCCGAGGCCTTGAGACCGACATCATCGGCTATCGCGAGTGGTTGGGCGGCCCGACCTACGCGGCGGTCCTGGCGCGGAGCCAGCACCCGGGAGGGGTGAACGCCCTGATGGGGGACGGCTCCGCCCGGTTCGTGACGAGCACGATCGCCCCCACGGTCTGGCGGGCGCTGGGGACCGTCAACGGCGGTGAGGTCGTCGATTCGTCGAGTTACTAG
- a CDS encoding lipoyl(octanoyl) transferase LipB, protein MTIPHSNSSLEIYLLGAVDFGEVQQLQRRLVYEHGERGGATLLLCEHPPTLSVGRTGSRAHVALDDAGLAGMGIRTHWVNRGGGCVLHVPGQLSGYFVTPLDPAAVPAMRHVERLQEALLAVLEEFELRGEARYFPHGIFLGAARVASIGVAVSRGIAYHGFTLNVGPYLDLFDVLVEPGFAGSPLRQTSMESRRQRPTLMSKVREALVRQIERVFELDRHHLYTHHPRLRRKVLTHAYAPSPG, encoded by the coding sequence ATGACGATACCGCACTCGAATTCCTCGCTGGAGATCTACCTTCTCGGCGCGGTCGATTTCGGCGAGGTCCAGCAGCTCCAACGTCGGCTCGTCTACGAGCATGGGGAGCGCGGCGGTGCGACCCTGCTGCTCTGCGAGCACCCGCCGACCCTGAGCGTCGGCCGTACCGGGAGCCGTGCGCATGTCGCCCTGGACGACGCGGGGCTGGCCGGGATGGGGATCCGAACGCACTGGGTCAACCGGGGCGGGGGCTGCGTGCTCCACGTGCCGGGGCAACTCTCCGGCTATTTCGTCACCCCCCTGGACCCGGCCGCCGTCCCCGCGATGCGGCACGTCGAACGGCTTCAGGAGGCGCTTCTCGCCGTGCTCGAGGAGTTCGAGCTCCGGGGGGAGGCGCGTTACTTCCCCCACGGGATTTTCCTGGGCGCGGCCAGGGTGGCGTCGATCGGGGTGGCGGTCAGCCGCGGGATCGCCTACCATGGATTTACGCTCAACGTCGGTCCGTATCTCGACCTGTTCGACGTGCTCGTCGAGCCGGGCTTCGCCGGCTCCCCACTGCGTCAGACGTCGATGGAGTCGCGGCGCCAGCGTCCAACCCTGATGTCCAAGGTGCGTGAGGCGCTGGTCCGCCAGATCGAACGGGTGTTCGAACTGGACCGCCATCATCTCTACACGCATCATCCGCGACTTAGGCGGAAGGTCCTCACCCATGCTTACGCTCCCAGTCCTGGATGA
- the lipA gene encoding lipoyl synthase, which translates to MIRDLGGRSSPMLTLPVLDERPDDRDSKSCGSAPQVLEIARKPRRLPEWLKRPIPSGGGMYFAQSLIGELGLETICESGKCPNRSECWSRRTATFMILGETCTRPCGFCAVKRGKPEAVAADEPERVAEACARLNLRHVVITSVTRDDLPDGGADHFRRCILAVRERTGATIEVLTPDFNGREDQIATVLDARPEVFNHNMETVARLQQHVRRKSQYEVSLRVLETAKKLCPETRTKSGFMLGLGETTGELLDTLADLRTVGCNLLTLGQYLQPSPRHLPPERYLPPAEFDELGRLARLMGFDEVASGPFVRSSYHADEMARA; encoded by the coding sequence ATCATCCGCGACTTAGGCGGAAGGTCCTCACCCATGCTTACGCTCCCAGTCCTGGATGAACGTCCGGACGATCGGGATTCGAAATCGTGCGGCTCGGCCCCCCAGGTCCTCGAGATCGCCCGCAAGCCCCGTCGGCTCCCCGAATGGCTGAAGCGGCCGATCCCCTCCGGGGGCGGCATGTACTTCGCCCAGAGCCTGATCGGAGAGCTGGGCCTGGAGACGATCTGCGAGTCTGGGAAATGTCCGAATCGCTCCGAGTGCTGGAGCCGCCGCACCGCCACGTTCATGATCCTGGGCGAGACCTGCACCCGACCGTGCGGCTTCTGCGCGGTGAAGCGGGGCAAGCCCGAGGCCGTGGCGGCCGATGAGCCCGAACGCGTGGCCGAGGCGTGCGCCCGGCTGAATCTCCGCCACGTCGTCATCACGTCGGTCACCCGGGACGACCTCCCCGATGGCGGCGCCGACCACTTCCGCCGTTGCATCCTCGCCGTGCGCGAGCGCACCGGGGCCACGATCGAGGTCCTGACCCCCGACTTCAACGGCCGCGAAGACCAGATCGCGACGGTGCTCGACGCCCGCCCCGAGGTCTTCAACCACAACATGGAAACCGTCGCCCGGCTCCAGCAGCACGTCCGCCGCAAGAGCCAGTACGAGGTCAGCCTCCGCGTTCTGGAGACCGCCAAAAAGCTCTGCCCGGAGACCCGCACCAAGAGCGGCTTCATGCTCGGGCTGGGAGAGACCACCGGCGAGTTGCTGGACACCCTGGCCGACCTGCGTACCGTGGGCTGCAACCTGCTGACGCTGGGCCAGTACCTTCAGCCCTCGCCGCGCCACCTGCCGCCGGAGCGCTACCTGCCCCCGGCCGAATTCGACGAGCTGGGCCGGTTGGCCCGGCTCATGGGCTTCGACGAAGTGGCCAGCGGGCCGTTCGTCCGCTCCAGCTACCACGCCGACGAGATGGCCCGCGCGTGA